One genomic window of Syngnathus acus chromosome 11, fSynAcu1.2, whole genome shotgun sequence includes the following:
- the bag6l gene encoding large proline-rich protein BAG6 isoform X3: MADSSLTDVTVKTLDSQSRSYQVGGELTVRQFKEHIASSVEIPVDKQRLIYQGRVLQDDKTLTTYNVHGKVIHLVERAPPQSTGTGSGGAEVSNEGTAEDSSGHIAASPPQDRNGYVMLGTFNLPVNFLEPQAVQQMMPGLGESGRNARVSTSTGSNGSLNVQINLDQSVQSEARMRVQLAENLLRSAHALIQRLEGVSGSQAESELPHTSSSSTASSTSGRIAEESLPMETNAPPAAAAAASTSTQTEGAPNTPPNHLRPAEFVAILSEVRRVEERLRPFIERTHSILGAATSADYNNNERDEDQRVLNMAGDALRLLGNALIVLGDLRCNLASPPPRHLYVLRPVTQHSHPVLVRSGLPHVPIPVNVGTANGGPAGENLGRPSRSDHLPSAQAPPPPPRANETTEGARVIRITHQTMEPVVMMHMNIDGDTSSGPPNATGSVQPGECVFGVTLILAMLKLNFPSIHPSMNLPGLPPEFMQAIVQQISHQAATVAAAAASANQATHTTGSAVGHEGMASSAPPAQARVIFTRPPFSPHISHPTGTRGTSINLRAAMPVAGQQAGQGTPVVGSSLAQMISNLVGQLLVQGDTTSYSSSASSQSSESSASPIGPSVNTTGQAPPPPSAPAPPPSGVSVDQPLGGSAGANLAQLLGSMLPGSGSSASGSGSGVAPSITVTLPGLFQNMSDFVPPAAGDTTEESASQTGGSLSPELFTGIVQGGLSTMTGSLGAAQHGNGESIAQFIQSLSQSSNLFTPGSGGAVGFFGDLLSLVCQSSSMMDVVLLLHGNAQPLSRIRPQLTEFFSHHYLRGGQEPTDANVARAADDLINGLEEYIAESFSNVAVRDGVDIVQSNLAFLRQQLTGIASHVLRCNDATFGPSLLLLCTQGLFECLALNLYCLGGEQRALTAVINRRIRRMFSEGNPSLLNCLTSMMSMRLTPILEHNPVTRDHIRRYVILVSEDQRAAAAAESAAAAAAAKADTGQQPAESQNVEMEETFSPATTAEEAKAWSGDGRENPPPGSAVTPPGRPELTREVEPWAASLPPEWVPIIRHDLHSQRKLRAQPPLSDAYLHGMPAKRRKMTQGQGPRLSLSDAVSRAARSAGALPVTAANSLQGELERPDLQDAYATQVKKDIKARVLGDPDYNAQKFPNTHRAFSSDDS, from the exons ATGGCGGATTCGAGTCTAACTGATGTCACCGTGAAGACTCTGGATTCACAGAGCAGGAGCTATCAAGTCGGGGGCGAG TTGACTGTGAGGCAGTTCAAGGAGCACATAGCGTCATCAGTGGAGATCCCAGTGGACAAGCAGCGGCTCATCTACCAAGGCAGAGTGCTACAAGATGACAAAACGCTGACTACGTACA ATGTACACGGAAAGGTGATTCATTTGGTGGAGCGTGCCCCACCTCAAAGCACCGGGACTGGCTCAGGGGGTGCAGAGGTATCCAATGAagggacagcagaggacagcAGCGGTCATATTGCCGCCTCCCCACCTCAAGATCGCAACGGTTACGTGATGCTCGGGACTTTCAACCTCCCTGTCAACTTTTTGGAACCCCAAGCCGTACAG CAGATGATGCCTGGATTAGGTGAGTCTGGAAGAAATGCCCGGGTCAGCACCAGCACAGGG AGCAATGGCTCGCTGAACGTGCAGATTAATTTGGACCAGTCGGTGCAGAGCGAAGCTCGGATGAGGGTGCAACTGGCTGAGAACCTGCTTCGGAGTGCTCACGCTCTGATCCAAAGGCTGGAG ggtGTTTCCGGTTCGCAGGCAGAATCAGAGTTGCCTCACACCTCTTCATCCTCAACAGCATCGTCAACCTCGGGCAGAATCGCTGAAGAATCACTACCCATGGAAACCAATGCTCCccctgctgcagcagcagcagcatccacCTCAACACAGACTGAAGGGGCACCCAACACACCACCCAA TCACCTGAGGCCAGCAGAGTTTGTTGCCATTCTGTCTGAGGTGCGGAGGGTGGAGGAGAGGTTACGTCCTTTCATAGAGAGGACCCACTCCATCCTCGGGGCGGCCACGTCGGCAGACTACAACAACAAT GAACGAGATGAGGATCAACGCGTTCTCAACATGGCTGGAGATGCGCTACGTCTTCTGGGCAATGCTTTGATTGTGCTGGGTGACCTTCGCTGCAACCTGGCGAGCCCTCCTCCACGTCACCTGTATGTGCTCCGGCCCGTGACTCAGCATAGCCATCCTGTCCTAGTCCGGTCCGGTCTGCCGCACGTGCCCATTCCG GTAAACGTGGGCACGGCAAACGGAGGACCTGCTGGAGAAAACCTTGGCCGGCCATCTCGATCCGATCACCTCCCTTCCGCGCAGgctccgccgcctcctcctcgtgCCAACGAGACCACGGAAGGAGCCCGGGTGATCAGGATCACCCACCAGACTATGGAGCCTGTCGTCATGATGCATATGAACATTGATG GTGATACAAGTTCTGGACCGCCAAATGCCACAGGTTCAGTGCAACCAGGTGAGTGCGTCTTTGGAGTAACGTTGATACTCGCTATGCTAAAACTAaactttccatccatccatccatctatgaACTTGCCAGGATTGCCCCCAGAGTTCATGCAAGCCATCGTCCAGCAGATCTCCCACCAAGCAGCTaccgtggcggcggcggcggcttcaGCCAATCAAGCGACACACACGACGGGCTCCGCAGTCGGTCATGAAGGGATGGCTTCTTCGGCGCCGCCCGCTCAGGCCAGAGTGATCTTCACCAGACCACCGTTCTCCCCCCATATCTCACATCCTACGGGAACGAGAGGGACCTCCATCAACCTCCGTGCTGCAATGCCTGTAGCAGGCCAACAAGCAGGACAG GGCACACCTGTAGTTGGCTCCTCCCTCGCCCAGATGATCAGCAACCTGGTGGGACAGCTTCTCGTGCAAG GCGATACGACAAGTTATTCATCTTCAGCCAGCTCCCAGTCATCCGAATCCTCCGCATCTCCTATTGGTCCCTCTGTCAACACTACTGGCCAGGCGCCGCCACCGCCATCGGCACCGGCACCACCGCCATCGGGAGTATCTGTGGATCaaccactaggtggcagtgcTGGGGCAAACCTGGCCCAACTCCTGGGCTCTATGCTGCCTGGAAGTGGAAGTTCTGCTTCTGGTTCTGGTTCTGGAGTGGCAccctccatcactgtcactCTGCCTGGCTTATTTCAGAACATGTCAGACTTTGTGCCG CCGGCTGCCGGCGACACGACGGAAGAGTCCGCCTCGCAGACAGGCGGCTCTCTGAGCCCGGAGCTTTTCACCGGCATCGTGCAAGGAGGGCTGTCGACGATGACCGGCTCGCTCGGGGCGGCGCAGCATGGCAACGGAGAGAGCATCGCACAGTTTATTCAGAGTCTTTCTCAGAGCAGCAATCTCTTCACACCTGGATCGGGAGGGGCCGTGG GCTTCTTTGGCGACCTGTTGTCTCTGGTGTGTCAGAGCTCTTCCATGAtggacgtggtgctgttgctTCACGGAAACGCTCAGCCTCTGAGCCGCATCCGTCCCCAGCTGACTGAATTCTTCAGCCATCACTACCTGCGCGGCGGCCAAGAGCCCACTGACGCCAACGTGGCT AGAGCAGCTGATGACCTCATCAATGGTCTGGAGGAGTACATTGCGGAGAGCTTT TCAAATGTGGCGGTACGCGATGGAGTGGACATCGTTCAGAGCAACCTAGCTTTCCTCAGGCAACAGCTCACAGGGATAGCCTCACATGTGCTGCGCTGCAATG ATGCCACCTTTGGCCCCTCTCTGCTGTTGCTGTGCACCCAAGGTCTGTTTGAGTGTCTTGCCCTCAACTTGTATTGTCTGGGAGGAGAGCAGAGAGCTCTGACCGCTGTCATCAACCGCCGCATT AGGAGAATGTTCTCAGAAGGGAATCCCAGTTTGTTGAACTGTTTGACCAGTATGATGTCTATGAGGTTGACTCCTATTCTGGAGCACAACCCAGTTACCCGGGATCACATTCGGCGCTACGTCATACTCGTATCG GAAGACCAgagggcagcagcagcagc agaatcagcagcagcagcagcagcagcaaaagcaGACACTGGACAACAGCCAGCTGAGAGTCAGAATGTAGAG ATGGAGGAGACTTTCTCTCCAGCAACCACAGCAGAGGAGGCCAAGGCATGGTCCGGTGACGGCCGAGAGAACCCGCCCCCGGGATCTGCCGTGACCCCGCCCGGACGGCCGGAGCTGACCCGGGAGGTGGAGCCGTGGGCAGCGTCTCTTCCACCG GAATGGGTTCCAATCATCAGGCACGATCTGCATTCTCAAAGGAAGCTCCGAGCACAGCCGCCGCTGTCTGACGCCTACCTACACGGGATGCCCGCTAAGAGGAGAAAG ATGACGCAGGGCCAAGGACCCCGCCTCTCCTTGTCAGACGCCGTCAGTCGAGCCGCTCGCTCTGCTGGAGCCCTGCCGGTTACTGCCGCAAACAGCCTCCAGGGAGAGCTGGAGCGTCCCGATTTGCAGGATGCCTATGCCACACAG GTCAAGAAGGACATCAAAGCGCGAGTGCTCGGAGATCCCGACTACAACGCTCAAAAGTTCCCCAACACGCATCGAgctttctcctcagatgactcttaA
- the bag6l gene encoding large proline-rich protein BAG6 isoform X1 has product MADSSLTDVTVKTLDSQSRSYQVGGELTVRQFKEHIASSVEIPVDKQRLIYQGRVLQDDKTLTTYNVHGKVIHLVERAPPQSTGTGSGGAEVSNEGTAEDSSGHIAASPPQDRNGYVMLGTFNLPVNFLEPQAVQQMMPGLGESGRNARVSTSTGSNGSLNVQINLDQSVQSEARMRVQLAENLLRSAHALIQRLEGVSGSQAESELPHTSSSSTASSTSGRIAEESLPMETNAPPAAAAAASTSTQTEGAPNTPPNHLRPAEFVAILSEVRRVEERLRPFIERTHSILGAATSADYNNNTQERDEDQRVLNMAGDALRLLGNALIVLGDLRCNLASPPPRHLYVLRPVTQHSHPVLVRSGLPHVPIPVNVGTANGGPAGENLGRPSRSDHLPSAQAPPPPPRANETTEGARVIRITHQTMEPVVMMHMNIDGDTSSGPPNATGSVQPGECVFGVTLILAMLKLNFPSIHPSMNLPGLPPEFMQAIVQQISHQAATVAAAAASANQATHTTGSAVGHEGMASSAPPAQARVIFTRPPFSPHISHPTGTRGTSINLRAAMPVAGQQAGQGTPVVGSSLAQMISNLVGQLLVQGDTTSYSSSASSQSSESSASPIGPSVNTTGQAPPPPSAPAPPPSGVSVDQPLGGSAGANLAQLLGSMLPGSGSSASGSGSGVAPSITVTLPGLFQNMSDFVPPAAGDTTEESASQTGGSLSPELFTGIVQGGLSTMTGSLGAAQHGNGESIAQFIQSLSQSSNLFTPGSGGAVGFFGDLLSLVCQSSSMMDVVLLLHGNAQPLSRIRPQLTEFFSHHYLRGGQEPTDANVARAADDLINGLEEYIAESFSNVAVRDGVDIVQSNLAFLRQQLTGIASHVLRCNDATFGPSLLLLCTQGLFECLALNLYCLGGEQRALTAVINRRIRRMFSEGNPSLLNCLTSMMSMRLTPILEHNPVTRDHIRRYVILVSEDQRAAAAAESAAAAAAAKADTGQQPAESQNVEMEETFSPATTAEEAKAWSGDGRENPPPGSAVTPPGRPELTREVEPWAASLPPEWVPIIRHDLHSQRKLRAQPPLSDAYLHGMPAKRRKMTQGQGPRLSLSDAVSRAARSAGALPVTAANSLQGELERPDLQDAYATQVKKDIKARVLGDPDYNAQKFPNTHRAFSSDDS; this is encoded by the exons ATGGCGGATTCGAGTCTAACTGATGTCACCGTGAAGACTCTGGATTCACAGAGCAGGAGCTATCAAGTCGGGGGCGAG TTGACTGTGAGGCAGTTCAAGGAGCACATAGCGTCATCAGTGGAGATCCCAGTGGACAAGCAGCGGCTCATCTACCAAGGCAGAGTGCTACAAGATGACAAAACGCTGACTACGTACA ATGTACACGGAAAGGTGATTCATTTGGTGGAGCGTGCCCCACCTCAAAGCACCGGGACTGGCTCAGGGGGTGCAGAGGTATCCAATGAagggacagcagaggacagcAGCGGTCATATTGCCGCCTCCCCACCTCAAGATCGCAACGGTTACGTGATGCTCGGGACTTTCAACCTCCCTGTCAACTTTTTGGAACCCCAAGCCGTACAG CAGATGATGCCTGGATTAGGTGAGTCTGGAAGAAATGCCCGGGTCAGCACCAGCACAGGG AGCAATGGCTCGCTGAACGTGCAGATTAATTTGGACCAGTCGGTGCAGAGCGAAGCTCGGATGAGGGTGCAACTGGCTGAGAACCTGCTTCGGAGTGCTCACGCTCTGATCCAAAGGCTGGAG ggtGTTTCCGGTTCGCAGGCAGAATCAGAGTTGCCTCACACCTCTTCATCCTCAACAGCATCGTCAACCTCGGGCAGAATCGCTGAAGAATCACTACCCATGGAAACCAATGCTCCccctgctgcagcagcagcagcatccacCTCAACACAGACTGAAGGGGCACCCAACACACCACCCAA TCACCTGAGGCCAGCAGAGTTTGTTGCCATTCTGTCTGAGGTGCGGAGGGTGGAGGAGAGGTTACGTCCTTTCATAGAGAGGACCCACTCCATCCTCGGGGCGGCCACGTCGGCAGACTACAACAACAAT ACACAGGAACGAGATGAGGATCAACGCGTTCTCAACATGGCTGGAGATGCGCTACGTCTTCTGGGCAATGCTTTGATTGTGCTGGGTGACCTTCGCTGCAACCTGGCGAGCCCTCCTCCACGTCACCTGTATGTGCTCCGGCCCGTGACTCAGCATAGCCATCCTGTCCTAGTCCGGTCCGGTCTGCCGCACGTGCCCATTCCG GTAAACGTGGGCACGGCAAACGGAGGACCTGCTGGAGAAAACCTTGGCCGGCCATCTCGATCCGATCACCTCCCTTCCGCGCAGgctccgccgcctcctcctcgtgCCAACGAGACCACGGAAGGAGCCCGGGTGATCAGGATCACCCACCAGACTATGGAGCCTGTCGTCATGATGCATATGAACATTGATG GTGATACAAGTTCTGGACCGCCAAATGCCACAGGTTCAGTGCAACCAGGTGAGTGCGTCTTTGGAGTAACGTTGATACTCGCTATGCTAAAACTAaactttccatccatccatccatctatgaACTTGCCAGGATTGCCCCCAGAGTTCATGCAAGCCATCGTCCAGCAGATCTCCCACCAAGCAGCTaccgtggcggcggcggcggcttcaGCCAATCAAGCGACACACACGACGGGCTCCGCAGTCGGTCATGAAGGGATGGCTTCTTCGGCGCCGCCCGCTCAGGCCAGAGTGATCTTCACCAGACCACCGTTCTCCCCCCATATCTCACATCCTACGGGAACGAGAGGGACCTCCATCAACCTCCGTGCTGCAATGCCTGTAGCAGGCCAACAAGCAGGACAG GGCACACCTGTAGTTGGCTCCTCCCTCGCCCAGATGATCAGCAACCTGGTGGGACAGCTTCTCGTGCAAG GCGATACGACAAGTTATTCATCTTCAGCCAGCTCCCAGTCATCCGAATCCTCCGCATCTCCTATTGGTCCCTCTGTCAACACTACTGGCCAGGCGCCGCCACCGCCATCGGCACCGGCACCACCGCCATCGGGAGTATCTGTGGATCaaccactaggtggcagtgcTGGGGCAAACCTGGCCCAACTCCTGGGCTCTATGCTGCCTGGAAGTGGAAGTTCTGCTTCTGGTTCTGGTTCTGGAGTGGCAccctccatcactgtcactCTGCCTGGCTTATTTCAGAACATGTCAGACTTTGTGCCG CCGGCTGCCGGCGACACGACGGAAGAGTCCGCCTCGCAGACAGGCGGCTCTCTGAGCCCGGAGCTTTTCACCGGCATCGTGCAAGGAGGGCTGTCGACGATGACCGGCTCGCTCGGGGCGGCGCAGCATGGCAACGGAGAGAGCATCGCACAGTTTATTCAGAGTCTTTCTCAGAGCAGCAATCTCTTCACACCTGGATCGGGAGGGGCCGTGG GCTTCTTTGGCGACCTGTTGTCTCTGGTGTGTCAGAGCTCTTCCATGAtggacgtggtgctgttgctTCACGGAAACGCTCAGCCTCTGAGCCGCATCCGTCCCCAGCTGACTGAATTCTTCAGCCATCACTACCTGCGCGGCGGCCAAGAGCCCACTGACGCCAACGTGGCT AGAGCAGCTGATGACCTCATCAATGGTCTGGAGGAGTACATTGCGGAGAGCTTT TCAAATGTGGCGGTACGCGATGGAGTGGACATCGTTCAGAGCAACCTAGCTTTCCTCAGGCAACAGCTCACAGGGATAGCCTCACATGTGCTGCGCTGCAATG ATGCCACCTTTGGCCCCTCTCTGCTGTTGCTGTGCACCCAAGGTCTGTTTGAGTGTCTTGCCCTCAACTTGTATTGTCTGGGAGGAGAGCAGAGAGCTCTGACCGCTGTCATCAACCGCCGCATT AGGAGAATGTTCTCAGAAGGGAATCCCAGTTTGTTGAACTGTTTGACCAGTATGATGTCTATGAGGTTGACTCCTATTCTGGAGCACAACCCAGTTACCCGGGATCACATTCGGCGCTACGTCATACTCGTATCG GAAGACCAgagggcagcagcagcagc agaatcagcagcagcagcagcagcagcaaaagcaGACACTGGACAACAGCCAGCTGAGAGTCAGAATGTAGAG ATGGAGGAGACTTTCTCTCCAGCAACCACAGCAGAGGAGGCCAAGGCATGGTCCGGTGACGGCCGAGAGAACCCGCCCCCGGGATCTGCCGTGACCCCGCCCGGACGGCCGGAGCTGACCCGGGAGGTGGAGCCGTGGGCAGCGTCTCTTCCACCG GAATGGGTTCCAATCATCAGGCACGATCTGCATTCTCAAAGGAAGCTCCGAGCACAGCCGCCGCTGTCTGACGCCTACCTACACGGGATGCCCGCTAAGAGGAGAAAG ATGACGCAGGGCCAAGGACCCCGCCTCTCCTTGTCAGACGCCGTCAGTCGAGCCGCTCGCTCTGCTGGAGCCCTGCCGGTTACTGCCGCAAACAGCCTCCAGGGAGAGCTGGAGCGTCCCGATTTGCAGGATGCCTATGCCACACAG GTCAAGAAGGACATCAAAGCGCGAGTGCTCGGAGATCCCGACTACAACGCTCAAAAGTTCCCCAACACGCATCGAgctttctcctcagatgactcttaA
- the bag6l gene encoding large proline-rich protein BAG6 isoform X4, with translation MADSSLTDVTVKTLDSQSRSYQVGGELTVRQFKEHIASSVEIPVDKQRLIYQGRVLQDDKTLTTYNVHGKVIHLVERAPPQSTGTGSGGAEVSNEGTAEDSSGHIAASPPQDRNGYVMLGTFNLPVNFLEPQAVQQMMPGLGESGRNARVSTSTGSNGSLNVQINLDQSVQSEARMRVQLAENLLRSAHALIQRLEGVSGSQAESELPHTSSSSTASSTSGRIAEESLPMETNAPPAAAAAASTSTQTEGAPNTPPNHLRPAEFVAILSEVRRVEERLRPFIERTHSILGAATSADYNNNTQERDEDQRVLNMAGDALRLLGNALIVLGDLRCNLASPPPRHLYVLRPVTQHSHPVLVRSGLPHVPIPVNVGTANGGPAGENLGRPSRSDHLPSAQAPPPPPRANETTEGARVIRITHQTMEPVVMMHMNIDGDTSSGPPNATGSVQPGECVFGVTLILAMLKLNFPSIHPSMNLPGLPPEFMQAIVQQISHQAATVAAAAASANQATHTTGSAVGHEGMASSAPPAQARVIFTRPPFSPHISHPTGTRGTSINLRAAMPVAGQQAGQGTPVVGSSLAQMISNLVGQLLVQGDTTSYSSSASSQSSESSASPIGPSVNTTGQAPPPPSAPAPPPSGVSVDQPLGSGVAPSITVTLPGLFQNMSDFVPPAAGDTTEESASQTGGSLSPELFTGIVQGGLSTMTGSLGAAQHGNGESIAQFIQSLSQSSNLFTPGSGGAVGFFGDLLSLVCQSSSMMDVVLLLHGNAQPLSRIRPQLTEFFSHHYLRGGQEPTDANVARAADDLINGLEEYIAESFSNVAVRDGVDIVQSNLAFLRQQLTGIASHVLRCNDATFGPSLLLLCTQGLFECLALNLYCLGGEQRALTAVINRRIRRMFSEGNPSLLNCLTSMMSMRLTPILEHNPVTRDHIRRYVILVSEDQRAAAAAESAAAAAAAKADTGQQPAESQNVEMEETFSPATTAEEAKAWSGDGRENPPPGSAVTPPGRPELTREVEPWAASLPPEWVPIIRHDLHSQRKLRAQPPLSDAYLHGMPAKRRKMTQGQGPRLSLSDAVSRAARSAGALPVTAANSLQGELERPDLQDAYATQVKKDIKARVLGDPDYNAQKFPNTHRAFSSDDS, from the exons ATGGCGGATTCGAGTCTAACTGATGTCACCGTGAAGACTCTGGATTCACAGAGCAGGAGCTATCAAGTCGGGGGCGAG TTGACTGTGAGGCAGTTCAAGGAGCACATAGCGTCATCAGTGGAGATCCCAGTGGACAAGCAGCGGCTCATCTACCAAGGCAGAGTGCTACAAGATGACAAAACGCTGACTACGTACA ATGTACACGGAAAGGTGATTCATTTGGTGGAGCGTGCCCCACCTCAAAGCACCGGGACTGGCTCAGGGGGTGCAGAGGTATCCAATGAagggacagcagaggacagcAGCGGTCATATTGCCGCCTCCCCACCTCAAGATCGCAACGGTTACGTGATGCTCGGGACTTTCAACCTCCCTGTCAACTTTTTGGAACCCCAAGCCGTACAG CAGATGATGCCTGGATTAGGTGAGTCTGGAAGAAATGCCCGGGTCAGCACCAGCACAGGG AGCAATGGCTCGCTGAACGTGCAGATTAATTTGGACCAGTCGGTGCAGAGCGAAGCTCGGATGAGGGTGCAACTGGCTGAGAACCTGCTTCGGAGTGCTCACGCTCTGATCCAAAGGCTGGAG ggtGTTTCCGGTTCGCAGGCAGAATCAGAGTTGCCTCACACCTCTTCATCCTCAACAGCATCGTCAACCTCGGGCAGAATCGCTGAAGAATCACTACCCATGGAAACCAATGCTCCccctgctgcagcagcagcagcatccacCTCAACACAGACTGAAGGGGCACCCAACACACCACCCAA TCACCTGAGGCCAGCAGAGTTTGTTGCCATTCTGTCTGAGGTGCGGAGGGTGGAGGAGAGGTTACGTCCTTTCATAGAGAGGACCCACTCCATCCTCGGGGCGGCCACGTCGGCAGACTACAACAACAAT ACACAGGAACGAGATGAGGATCAACGCGTTCTCAACATGGCTGGAGATGCGCTACGTCTTCTGGGCAATGCTTTGATTGTGCTGGGTGACCTTCGCTGCAACCTGGCGAGCCCTCCTCCACGTCACCTGTATGTGCTCCGGCCCGTGACTCAGCATAGCCATCCTGTCCTAGTCCGGTCCGGTCTGCCGCACGTGCCCATTCCG GTAAACGTGGGCACGGCAAACGGAGGACCTGCTGGAGAAAACCTTGGCCGGCCATCTCGATCCGATCACCTCCCTTCCGCGCAGgctccgccgcctcctcctcgtgCCAACGAGACCACGGAAGGAGCCCGGGTGATCAGGATCACCCACCAGACTATGGAGCCTGTCGTCATGATGCATATGAACATTGATG GTGATACAAGTTCTGGACCGCCAAATGCCACAGGTTCAGTGCAACCAGGTGAGTGCGTCTTTGGAGTAACGTTGATACTCGCTATGCTAAAACTAaactttccatccatccatccatctatgaACTTGCCAGGATTGCCCCCAGAGTTCATGCAAGCCATCGTCCAGCAGATCTCCCACCAAGCAGCTaccgtggcggcggcggcggcttcaGCCAATCAAGCGACACACACGACGGGCTCCGCAGTCGGTCATGAAGGGATGGCTTCTTCGGCGCCGCCCGCTCAGGCCAGAGTGATCTTCACCAGACCACCGTTCTCCCCCCATATCTCACATCCTACGGGAACGAGAGGGACCTCCATCAACCTCCGTGCTGCAATGCCTGTAGCAGGCCAACAAGCAGGACAG GGCACACCTGTAGTTGGCTCCTCCCTCGCCCAGATGATCAGCAACCTGGTGGGACAGCTTCTCGTGCAAG GCGATACGACAAGTTATTCATCTTCAGCCAGCTCCCAGTCATCCGAATCCTCCGCATCTCCTATTGGTCCCTCTGTCAACACTACTGGCCAGGCGCCGCCACCGCCATCGGCACCGGCACCACCGCCATCGGGAGTATCTGTGGATCaaccactag GTTCTGGAGTGGCAccctccatcactgtcactCTGCCTGGCTTATTTCAGAACATGTCAGACTTTGTGCCG CCGGCTGCCGGCGACACGACGGAAGAGTCCGCCTCGCAGACAGGCGGCTCTCTGAGCCCGGAGCTTTTCACCGGCATCGTGCAAGGAGGGCTGTCGACGATGACCGGCTCGCTCGGGGCGGCGCAGCATGGCAACGGAGAGAGCATCGCACAGTTTATTCAGAGTCTTTCTCAGAGCAGCAATCTCTTCACACCTGGATCGGGAGGGGCCGTGG GCTTCTTTGGCGACCTGTTGTCTCTGGTGTGTCAGAGCTCTTCCATGAtggacgtggtgctgttgctTCACGGAAACGCTCAGCCTCTGAGCCGCATCCGTCCCCAGCTGACTGAATTCTTCAGCCATCACTACCTGCGCGGCGGCCAAGAGCCCACTGACGCCAACGTGGCT AGAGCAGCTGATGACCTCATCAATGGTCTGGAGGAGTACATTGCGGAGAGCTTT TCAAATGTGGCGGTACGCGATGGAGTGGACATCGTTCAGAGCAACCTAGCTTTCCTCAGGCAACAGCTCACAGGGATAGCCTCACATGTGCTGCGCTGCAATG ATGCCACCTTTGGCCCCTCTCTGCTGTTGCTGTGCACCCAAGGTCTGTTTGAGTGTCTTGCCCTCAACTTGTATTGTCTGGGAGGAGAGCAGAGAGCTCTGACCGCTGTCATCAACCGCCGCATT AGGAGAATGTTCTCAGAAGGGAATCCCAGTTTGTTGAACTGTTTGACCAGTATGATGTCTATGAGGTTGACTCCTATTCTGGAGCACAACCCAGTTACCCGGGATCACATTCGGCGCTACGTCATACTCGTATCG GAAGACCAgagggcagcagcagcagc agaatcagcagcagcagcagcagcagcaaaagcaGACACTGGACAACAGCCAGCTGAGAGTCAGAATGTAGAG ATGGAGGAGACTTTCTCTCCAGCAACCACAGCAGAGGAGGCCAAGGCATGGTCCGGTGACGGCCGAGAGAACCCGCCCCCGGGATCTGCCGTGACCCCGCCCGGACGGCCGGAGCTGACCCGGGAGGTGGAGCCGTGGGCAGCGTCTCTTCCACCG GAATGGGTTCCAATCATCAGGCACGATCTGCATTCTCAAAGGAAGCTCCGAGCACAGCCGCCGCTGTCTGACGCCTACCTACACGGGATGCCCGCTAAGAGGAGAAAG ATGACGCAGGGCCAAGGACCCCGCCTCTCCTTGTCAGACGCCGTCAGTCGAGCCGCTCGCTCTGCTGGAGCCCTGCCGGTTACTGCCGCAAACAGCCTCCAGGGAGAGCTGGAGCGTCCCGATTTGCAGGATGCCTATGCCACACAG GTCAAGAAGGACATCAAAGCGCGAGTGCTCGGAGATCCCGACTACAACGCTCAAAAGTTCCCCAACACGCATCGAgctttctcctcagatgactcttaA